From the Streptomyces sp. Tu 2975 genome, one window contains:
- a CDS encoding peptidoglycan recognition protein, protein MWSRRIVLGAGVVALALLVLRDAPSRPARPEPVTVGPVVPRPPIVSRKAWRADEGMVRERASYTGAVSAVFLHHTGHLNGYDCAEAPRMLREMQRDHVESDGWDDIGYNFVVDRCGTIYEGRAGGVGRPVQGAHTKGFNGDSIGIAALGTFGPGTTVPPALEAGIVKVAAWKLRSGADPRGTVRLVSTNDESTYEKGEVARLHVISGHRDAFRTDCPGDVLYERLPAIREAVARLRKSSEPVR, encoded by the coding sequence ATGTGGTCCCGTCGGATCGTTCTGGGTGCCGGGGTCGTGGCGCTGGCTCTGCTCGTGCTGCGGGACGCCCCGTCCCGGCCCGCCCGGCCCGAGCCCGTCACCGTCGGTCCCGTGGTCCCGCGACCCCCGATCGTCAGCCGGAAGGCGTGGCGGGCGGACGAGGGGATGGTCAGGGAGCGAGCGAGCTACACGGGTGCGGTGAGCGCGGTCTTCCTTCACCACACCGGTCATCTGAACGGCTACGACTGCGCCGAAGCTCCACGCATGCTGCGTGAGATGCAGAGGGACCACGTCGAGAGCGACGGCTGGGACGACATCGGCTACAACTTCGTGGTGGACCGCTGTGGAACCATCTACGAAGGCCGGGCCGGCGGCGTCGGACGTCCCGTACAAGGGGCGCACACCAAGGGCTTCAACGGCGACAGCATCGGTATCGCGGCGCTCGGCACCTTCGGACCCGGTACGACGGTCCCGCCGGCGCTCGAGGCGGGGATCGTCAAGGTCGCCGCCTGGAAGCTCCGGTCGGGGGCCGACCCCCGCGGCACGGTCCGGCTCGTCTCGACGAACGACGAAAGCACCTACGAGAAGGGCGAGGTGGCCCGACTCCACGTCATCTCCGGCCATCGCGACGCCTTCCGCACCGACTGTCCCGGCGACGTGCTGTACGAGCGGTTGCCGGCGATCAGGGAGGCTGTGGCCCGGCTGCGGAAGAGCTCGGAGCCGGTCCGGTAG